The DNA window AGAGTGAGTCTAGAGTGAGTCCAGAGTGAGTCTAGAGTGAGTCCAGAGTGAGTCTAGAGTGAGTCTAGAGTCTAGAGTGCATCCAGGGTGAGTCTTGAGTGAGTCTAGAGGGAGTCACCAGGGACTGGCAGGAGGAAGGAGCTCCTGAGAGAAGAGcagaacatgtatgaagacaacaaccccaatggtctgactataaccatagagacactgactctatctggactatctgtctctctctctctctctgtctctctctctctctctgtctctctctctctctctgtctctctctctctctctctctctctctctctctgtctctgtctctctctctctctctctctctctctgtctctctctctctctctctctctccctgtctctctctctctctgtctctctgtctctctctctctctgtctctctctctgaccctgttcttgtcttcctttgatttcttgtcCCCCCAACcagtcgaggcggatggccccccaacagagtctgggtcctgtccggagtttcttcctcaatgagggagtttttccctccactgtctctgatgctctggagggttgagttgggtttctgtctgttaaagcgctttgacatgtctgctgatgtgattaaagaGCTATATcaataaagattgattgattgaacttgaACCAATCAGATTCTAGATCTCCATGTTCATCAGCTTCTTAGGACGCTGACGGTTCTGGACCAGGACCATCTGCAGGTCCTGTCCTTACAGGAGCAGTGGTGGAAGGATTAATGGTGGTAGGGCTAATGGTGGTAGGACTAATGACAGTAGAACTAATGGCAGTAGAACGAATGGCAGTAGGACTAATGGTGGTAGGACTAACGGTAGTAGGACTAATGGAGGTAGGACTGGTGGCGGTAGGACTAATGGAGGTAGGACCGGTGGCGGTAGCACTAATGGCGGTAGGACTGATGGTGGTAGGACTAGTGGCGGTAGGCCTTACACGTTGGGGTACTGGGTGGCCAGAGCCGGGATGGTGATCTTGTAGAGGAACAGCTGTCTCTGGTCTGGACCGATGGCCGAGTGCAGCTGGTAGAGCGGCTGACCCCAGCTGTTCTTCTGACACAGCTCCTCTAGAACCTGAAGGAACACCAGAACCATCAAGGAGAACATCTGGATCCTCAGTCACAccacctccatcatccatcagccATCAGCCATCCATCATCCAGCCATCATtaatccatcaatcatccatcagccatcagccatccatccatccatcatctatccatcatccagccatcattaatccatccatcatccatccatcagccatccatcatccatccatcatccatccattatccatccagGATTGTGTAGCTGGTTAAACTACTTCCTGCTGCCACCAGGTGGTGCCGCCCCACCATCAATTAATGGGCTGAGCAGAAACCAGTGGCAGGTGTGCTCCTACCTGGGGGGTGGGACATGTTTAATGGGCAGCTGTGCTCCTTACCTGGGGGGTGGGGCATGTTTAATGGGCAGGTGTGCTCCTTACCTGGGGGGCGGGCTTGATGCTGGCGACCTTCATGGCGGTGGGGTTCATGGGGGTCAGCTCCATGCCGGGCAGCAGGTCGAatagcttctcctccagctgcttgtCCACCTTCAGGCCAtaggaggctccgcccccaggtCCTCGACTCATTGGTCCAACCCCGGCGGCATAGGCCAggtagccccgcccacccagaCCCCGCACCCCGGCAGCCCCTACAGGTACAGTCATGTAAATTTCTACAGGAAACCGAAAAGGCAgtgaaatcaatcaaatcacCGGAAATCAACCAGAAAAAGAATCACAGACACAATTACTggctgttgtcatggtaacagagCCTAGAACTGTAATTCGTGGAGGATTATAATCTGGGTGATTCTCGTGTTGCtccattgtttttgtttcacgCCTGATTGGAAGGATCACGTTTGGTTCTGATCAAAATGATTCAGGCAGACCAATAATCCGAAACCGATGATTTGAAACCGATAATCTGAAACGAAAATCTGATGTAATAATCTGAAAGGATAATCTGAAAGATTATTCTGAAACTATAATCTGAGACAATAATCTGAAATGATAATCTGAAATGGTAATCTGTAACCGATAATCTTAAACAGATAAACTGAAACCTGTCTTCATGTTGGGATATTAGGATTCGAAACATGCTATCATGCTAATTCACCTAAAACGGCCTGAGCGAACAAAGGGCGTTAACCACTGTAGCTCATTAGCTGCTAGTTGCTGTTTGTTCTGTTCAGCTGCTtcgttcatcatcatcatcatcatcattatcatcaccatcatcatcatcatcactatcatcaccatcatcaccatcaccatcatcatcatcaccatcatcatcatcaccatcatcatcaccatcatcaccatcatcatcatcaccatcatcatcatcatcatcatcatcatcatcatcatcatcaccatcaccatcatcatcatcatcatcatcatcaccatcaccatcatcatcatcatcatcaccatcatcaccatcaccatcatcatcatcatcatcatcaccaccatcatcaccatcaccatcaccatcaccatcaccatcaccatcaccatcaccaccatcatcatcatcaccatcaccatcaccaccatcatcaccatcaccaccatcatcaccatcatcatcaccatcaccatcatcatcaccatcaccatcatcatcgtcatcatcatcatcaccatcaccatcaccatcaccataaccaccatcatcatcatcaccatcatcatcaccatcaccatcaccaccatcatcatcatcatcatcaccatcatcatcaccatcaccaccatcatcatcatcatcaccatcaccatcaccaccatcatcatcatcatcatcatcatcaccatcatcatcaccatcaccatcatcaccatcatcatcatcaccatcaccatcaccatcatcaccatcaccatcaccaccatcatcatcatcatcatcaccatcaccatcaccaccatcatcatcatcatcatcaccatcaccatcaccaccatcatcatcatcatcatcatcatcaccatcatcatcaccatcaccatcaccaccatcaccatcatcaccatcaccatcaccatcactatcatcaccatcaccatcaccaccatcaccatcatcatcatcaccatcaccatcaccatcaccatcaccatcaccatcaccatcatcaccatcatcatccataACAGATCCCCTAACATCAGCCTAGCGTCCGTGTTAGCCAGGTGTTCTCACCTCGAACCGATGGCGCCCTCATCAGGCCACGCCCTCCGGCATGAGCTTTGGAAGGCGGGAAGCGGAACTGCCCTGGAATGGCGGCGTAGGCCTGGGGGGCATAAAATACGGGGGGGCCGAGGTAGGCTGCTGAGGGTTCGTACACCTGGGGGGGGGAAGAACAGGTCACAACCATTAGGGGCGGGGCCTTCGGGTCGGCTGCAGGCGTGGGATTGGTTCAGGCGTGAACCAACAGAACGTGGGCGTGTCCTGGGGCGTGTCCTGGGGTGTGTCCTGGGGCGTGTCCTGGGGCGTGTCCTGGGACGTCCTCAGACATCAAGGGATGATTGATCCTTCAGTTGATCAGATTGATCTGATCGTGGTCTGATCAACCCCTGGAGGTCTACGGACCCCACCCGGGTCAAACGGGGGGGGCTACGGACCCCACCTGGGTCAAACTTGGGGGCGGACCCTACCTGGGTCAAacgggggggggaggggtacGGACCCCACCCGGGTGAAATTTGGGGGGCGGACCCTACCTGTCCCAGGCTGTAGGCGGTGTAGTCGGCCTgcagcagcgcccccccccggcccccggTGCCCCGGGTGTAACGCACGTAGCTGTCCTTGTCCACCGGCTTGGCCAGAGTCACCTCGATGGGGGAGCCGTCCAGCACCTGGGGGGCAGACGGGGGACAGAGGTCAGACGGCATCTGGACCGGGGGGGCCGTGAGGGACTCGGGATGGGGGGACGGTTCTGGAGGGGTCGGACCTTTCCGTTGAGCGCCTTCATGGCGTTGACGGCGTCCTCCCTCAGGCCGAAGTGGACGAAGGCGTAGTCTCTGATCTTCTTCACGCGCTCAACCGCACCTGGAGGGAGGGGCAGTCAgtgagccccgcccacagcagAGCCCTGCCCGCAGCGAGGAGCACTACACGCTAGAAGTTGACCCTGAAGACCCCCCCGACCAGAACCTCTGATCTCCAGACGTCCTGGTTCTGATCTGgatcagctgacaggaagtccgCCCACctgatggaccaatcagacgctcacCTGGCCTCAGGCTGCTGAACTCCTTCTCGATGGTCTCCTCGCTGGTCTGCAGCATCAGGTTCCTCACGTACAGGATCTTCACCGTCGCCATGGTGTCCtcgtccacctccacctcaggcTCCGCCCAGTCCACCGCGATGGCGTGCCCCCACAGCTGGATGCGCCCTGAGGGGGAGGGGCTGGGTGAGACCCGTCAGGTGTCTGCAACCCGAGGAGGCGTGTCCGCCAACCGAGGGGCGGGGCCTTCTACCTGGCAACAGCTTGCGGCGAGCCATGGCGGCGGCGCGGTGGCTCTCGTACTCCACGAAGGCGAAGCCGCGGTTCTTGGACTTGTCTGCGGCGCTGGGGTAGACGATGACGTCGACCACGCCCTCCGTCACCTTCCTCATCTCTGATAGGATCTCCTCGCGCTTCTTCGTCTTCGGGATCCCGCCCACAAACAGACGACAGTTGTCAACGCTGGCGCACACGCCCAGGAGGCGGCCGCTCCTGTCCACCAATGACATCATCTATTAGCATGAAGGAGGCGGGGCTCCGCTTCAGCCACGCCCCATTGCTGTCGTTAGTATACCTGCTAGCAGCTCATAACCATTTCCGATaggtgggcgtggcttcaaTCAGGCCGTCCGAGAGTTCATTGGaggtcctgatgtgtgtgtgtgtgtgtgtgtgagtgtgtgtgtctatatgtgtgtgtgtgtgtgtgtgtctatgtgtgtgtgtgtgtgtgtgtgtgtgtgtgtgagtgtgtgtgtgtctatgtgtgtgtgtgtgtgtgtgtgtgtgagtgtgtgtgagtgtgtctgtctgtctgtctgtttgtgtgtgtgtgtgtgttaatgattgtgtttgtgtgtcttagtgtgtgtgtttgtgtgtgtgtgtgtgtgtgtgtgtgtgtgtgtgtctatgtgtgtgtgtgtgtgtgtgagtgtgtctgtgtgtgtgtgtgtgtgtgtgcgttaatgtttgtgtttgtgtgtcttagtgtgtgtctatgtgtgtgtgtgtgtgtgtctatgtgtgtgtgtgtgtgtgtgtgagtgtgtgtgtgtgtgtgtgttaatgtgtgtgtgtgtgtgtgagtgtgtgtgagtgtgtctgtctgtctgtttgtgtctgtgtgtgtgtgtgttaatgtttgtgtttgtgtgtcttagtgtgtgtgtttgtgtgtgtgtgtgtgtgtgtgtgtgtgtgtgtgtgtgtctatgtgtgtgtgtgtgtgtgtgtgtgtgagtgtgtctgtgtgtgtgtgtgtgtgtgtgtgtgtgtgagtgtgtatgtgtgtgtatgtgtgtgtgtgcgttaatgtttgtgtttgtgtgtcttagtgtgtgtgtgtgtgtgtctatgtgtgtgtgtgtgtgtgtgtgagtgtgtgtgtgtgtgtgtgttaatgtgtgtgtgtgtgtgtgagtgtgtgtgagtgtgtctgtctgtctgtttgtgtctgtgtgtgtgtgtgttaatgtttgtgtttgtgtgtcttagtgtgtgtgtttgtgtgtgtgtgtgtgtgtgtgtgtgtgtgtgtgtgtgtctatgtgtgtgtgtgtgtgtgtgtgtgtgagtgtgtctgtgtgtgtgtgtgtgtgtgtgtgtgtgagtgtgtatgtgtgtgtatgtgtgtgtgtgcgttaatgtttgtgtttgtgtgtcttagtgtgtgtgtctgtgtgtgtgtgtgtgtgtgtatgtgtgtgtgtgtgtgtgtgtatgtgtgtgtatgtgtctgtgtgtgtgtgtctgtgtgtgtgtgtctatgtgtgtgtgtgtgtgtgtgtgtgtgagtgtgtctgtgtgtgtgtgtgtgtgtgtgtgtgtgtgagtgtgtatgtgtgtgtatgtgtgtgtgtgcgttaatgtttgtgtttgtgtgtcttagtgtgtgtgtgtgtctgtgtgtgtgtgtgtgtatgtgtgtgtgtgtgtgtgtgtatgtgtgtgtatgtgtctgtgtgtgtgtgtctgtgtgtgtgtgtgtgtgtgtgtatgtgtgtgtatgtgtgtgtgtgtgtgtgtgtgtatgtgtgtgtgtgtctatgtgtgtgtgtgtctatgtgtgtgtgtgtgtgtgtgtgtgtgtgtgtgtgtctgtgtgtgtgtgtgtgtgtgtgtgtgtgtgtgtctgtgtgtgtgtgtgtgtgtgtgtgtgtgtgtatgtgtgtgtgtgtctatgtgtgtgtgtgtctatgtgtgtgtgtgtgtgtgtgtgtgtgtgtgtctgtgtgtgtgtgtgtgtgtgtgtgtgtgtctatgtgtgtgtgtgtgtgtgtgtgttaatgtgtgagtgtgtctctgtgtgtgtgtgtgtgtgtgtgagtgtctctgtgtgtgtgtgtgtgagtgtgttaatgtgtgagtgtgtctctgtgtgtgtgtgtgtgtgtgtgtctgtgtgtatgtgtgtgtgtctgtgtgtgtgtcttagtgtgtgtgtttgtgtgtgtgtctgtgtgtgtgtgtgtgtgtgtgtctgtgtctgtgtctgtgtgtgtgtgtgtgtgtgtgtgtgtatgtgtgtgtgtgtgtgtctgtgtgtgtgtgtgtgtatgtgtgtgtatgtgtgtgtgtgtgtgtgtgtctatgtgtgtgtatgtgtgtgtgtgtgtgtgtctgtgtgtgtgtgtatgtgggtgtgtgtgttaatgtttgtgtgtcttagtgtgtgtgtgtttgtgtgtgtgtgtgtgtgtgtgtatctgtgtgtctgtctgtgtgtgtgtgtgtgtgtgtgtgtgtgtgtgtgtctgtgtctgtgtgtatgtgtgtgtgtctgtgtgtgtgtcttagtgtgtgtgtgtgtgtgtgtgtgtctgtgtgtgtgtgtgtgtgtgtgtgtgtgtgtgtgtctgtgtctgtgtgtatgtgtgtgtgtctgtgtgtgtgtcttagtgtgtgtgtttgtgtgtgtgtgtctgtgtgtgtgtgtgtgtgtgtttttgtgtctgtgtgtgtgtgtgtgtgtgtgtgtgtgtgtgtgtctgtgtgtgtgtctgtgtgtgtgtgtctgtgtgtgtgtgtatgtgtgtgtgtgtgtgtgtgtgtgtgtgtgtgtgtgtgtgtgtgtgtgtctgtgtgtatgtgtgtgtgtctgtgtgtgtgtgtgtgtgtgtctgtgtgtgtgtgtgtgtgtgtgtctgtgtgtgtgtgtctgtgtgtgtgtgtgtgtgtctgtgtgtgtgtgtgtgtgtctgtgtgtgtgtgtgtgtgtgtgtgtgtgtgtgtgtctgtgtgtgtgtgtgtgtgtgtgtgtgtatgtgtgtgtgtgtgtgtctgtgtgtgtgtgtctgtgtgtgtgtgtgtgtgtgtgtgtgtgtgtgtgtgtgtgtctgtgtgtgtgtgtgtctgtgtgtgtgtgtgtgtgtgtctgtgtgtgtgtgtgtctgtgtgtgtgtgtgtgtgtgtgtgtgtgtgtgtgtgtgtgtgtgtgtgtgtgtgtgtgtgtgtgtgtgtgtgtgtgtgtgtgtgtgtgtgtgtgtgtgtgtgtgtgtgtgtgtggtacctGATCTCGTAGTTGTTCAGCTGCCTCATGGCGGCTCTTGCTTCCTGTTTGGTGCTGAAGGTGACGAAGGCGTAGCCGCGGTTGTTCCCGTTGAagtccatcatcatcctcacctcgTAGATCCGGCCGAACTGGACAGAAGAGAGACCGTCAGGGGGGGCTGACGTCAGGGGGGGCCGTCGTCAGAGGGCGGGGCCTCACCTGCTCACACAGTGGCACCAGCTCGTCCTCAAACAGATCTCTGGGTAATTTTCCCACGAAAATCTCGCTACCCCTCTCAGGTGGGGGGCTGTCCCAGTCGGGTGGGGGGCCGCCGTAGCGCCGCTGGCCGTTCTCCTGGAACGCACAACCAAAGAGGGGCGTCAGCGCTCGGACCCTGCAGCCAGCGCCAAGCCACGGGCCGTCCAG is part of the Antennarius striatus isolate MH-2024 chromosome 21, ASM4005453v1, whole genome shotgun sequence genome and encodes:
- the a1cf gene encoding APOBEC1 complementation factor isoform X2, which gives rise to MEPNQKASGDGLTGAPKEAALRALMQRTGYQLQQENGQRRYGGPPPDWDSPPPERGSEIFVGKLPRDLFEDELVPLCEQFGRIYEVRMMMDFNGNNRGYAFVTFSTKQEARAAMRQLNNYEIRSGRLLGVCASVDNCRLFVGGIPKTKKREEILSEMRKVTEGVVDVIVYPSAADKSKNRGFAFVEYESHRAAAMARRKLLPGRIQLWGHAIAVDWAEPEVEVDEDTMATVKILYVRNLMLQTSEETIEKEFSSLRPGAVERVKKIRDYAFVHFGLREDAVNAMKALNGKVLDGSPIEVTLAKPVDKDSYVRYTRGTGGRGGALLQADYTAYSLGQVYEPSAAYLGPPVFYAPQAYAAIPGQFRFPPSKAHAGGRGLMRAPSVRGAAGVRGLGGRGYLAYAAGVGPMSRGPGGGASYGLKVDKQLEEKLFDLLPGMELTPMNPTAMKVASIKPAPQVLEELCQKNSWGQPLYQLHSAIGPDQRQLFLYKITIPALATQYPNVHPFTPTKLCAAVEEAKVHAAEHTLQTLGLQTEGADASCAAAGCAAAPVASVAFPGYALASPPAAQLKQAVSLGQDLTAYTTYEGYPAFAVATRHTDGYGVF
- the a1cf gene encoding APOBEC1 complementation factor isoform X1, whose protein sequence is MEPNQKASGDGLTGAPKEAALRALMQRTGYQLQQENGQRRYGGPPPDWDSPPPERGSEIFVGKLPRDLFEDELVPLCEQFGRIYEVRMMMDFNGNNRGYAFVTFSTKQEARAAMRQLNNYEIRSGRLLGVCASVDNCRLFVGGIPKTKKREEILSEMRKVTEGVVDVIVYPSAADKSKNRGFAFVEYESHRAAAMARRKLLPGRIQLWGHAIAVDWAEPEVEVDEDTMATVKILYVRNLMLQTSEETIEKEFSSLRPGAVERVKKIRDYAFVHFGLREDAVNAMKALNGKVLDGSPIEVTLAKPVDKDSYVRYTRGTGGRGGALLQADYTAYSLGQVYEPSAAYLGPPVFYAPQAYAAIPGQFRFPPSKAHAGGRGLMRAPSVREIYMTVPVGAAGVRGLGGRGYLAYAAGVGPMSRGPGGGASYGLKVDKQLEEKLFDLLPGMELTPMNPTAMKVASIKPAPQVLEELCQKNSWGQPLYQLHSAIGPDQRQLFLYKITIPALATQYPNVHPFTPTKLCAAVEEAKVHAAEHTLQTLGLQTEGADASCAAAGCAAAPVASVAFPGYALASPPAAQLKQAVSLGQDLTAYTTYEGYPAFAVATRHTDGYGVF
- the a1cf gene encoding APOBEC1 complementation factor isoform X3 encodes the protein MEPNQKASGDGLTGAPKEAALRALMQRTGYQLQQENGQRRYGGPPPDWDSPPPERGSEIFVGKLPRDLFEDELVPLCEQFGRIYEVRMMMDFNGNNRGYAFVTFSTKQEARAAMRQLNNYEIRSGRLLGVCASVDNCRLFVGGIPKTKKREEILSEMRKVTEGVVDVIVYPSAADKSKNRGFAFVEYESHRAAAMARRKLLPGRIQLWGHAIAVDWAEPEVEVDEDTMATVKILYVRNLMLQTSEETIEKEFSSLRPGAVERVKKIRDYAFVHFGLREDAVNAMKALNGKVLDGSPIEVTLAKPVDKDSYVRYTRGTGGRGGALLQADYTAYSLGQVYEPSAAYLGPPVFYAPQAYAAIPGQFRFPPSKAHAGGRGLMRAPSVREIYMTVPVGAAGVRGLGGRGYLAYAAGVGPMSRGPGGGASYGLKVDKQLEEKLFDLLPGMELTPMNPTAMKVASIKPAPQVLEELCQKNSWGQPLYQLHSAIGPDQRQLFLYKITIPALATQYPNVHPFTPTKLCAAVEEAKVHAAEHTLQTLGLQTEGADASCAAAGCAAAPVASVAFPGM